From Haloarcula hispanica ATCC 33960, the proteins below share one genomic window:
- a CDS encoding DUF7553 family protein produces MNKHFEDARYYLKRAGKTATKGVKEELEPVEERFRELTGKEAEPEPSRLEAVKADLKELQGKAEGEAEEAIADARKKIGEYRGKEEPEA; encoded by the coding sequence GACGCACGATACTACCTGAAGCGCGCCGGCAAGACCGCCACCAAGGGCGTCAAAGAAGAACTCGAACCGGTCGAGGAACGGTTCCGAGAACTTACTGGGAAGGAAGCTGAGCCCGAACCCAGCCGACTGGAGGCCGTCAAGGCTGACCTGAAAGAACTGCAGGGGAAAGCCGAAGGCGAAGCCGAGGAAGCGATCGCTGACGCCCGCAAAAAGATCGGCGAGTACCGCGGGAAGGAAGAGCCGGAAGCGTAG
- a CDS encoding pirin family protein has translation MTESESQASTDGPIPREMVRHGTGVNSNRAFPTDSYPYNLDPFVLFEQFYIDPDTGFPMHPHRGFEIVSYMIEGGMEHEDSLGVANTAYENDAMRITTGSGIRHSEFPADGQACTGLQLWVNLPQAVKDADPDYVDATADMLPTEEQDGATVTTVVGEGSPISLYTPMEYLDVSVTDAWTWSVPAEWSGFLYGVAGSGTVEGHSFTDGDVLPVTDARSVTLRGNESLRVVAVSGRPHGESIRQRGPYVL, from the coding sequence ATGACCGAGAGCGAGTCACAGGCGTCGACTGACGGACCGATTCCTAGAGAGATGGTCCGGCATGGAACGGGCGTGAATTCAAACCGTGCGTTCCCGACGGACAGCTATCCGTACAATCTGGACCCATTTGTCCTGTTTGAACAGTTCTATATCGACCCTGACACGGGGTTTCCGATGCATCCCCACCGCGGCTTCGAAATCGTCTCGTACATGATCGAAGGCGGGATGGAACACGAAGACTCGCTCGGCGTCGCAAACACTGCATACGAGAACGATGCGATGCGAATTACAACCGGAAGCGGGATACGTCACTCCGAATTCCCCGCGGATGGGCAGGCCTGTACCGGACTCCAGCTCTGGGTAAATCTGCCGCAGGCGGTGAAGGACGCTGACCCGGATTACGTCGACGCGACGGCCGACATGCTTCCGACGGAAGAACAGGACGGCGCGACGGTCACGACAGTTGTCGGCGAGGGCTCGCCGATCAGCCTCTATACGCCGATGGAGTATCTGGACGTTTCCGTAACCGACGCGTGGACGTGGTCGGTTCCGGCGGAGTGGTCCGGGTTCCTCTACGGTGTCGCCGGTAGCGGGACGGTCGAGGGGCATTCGTTCACTGACGGTGATGTTCTACCGGTCACTGACGCACGGTCAGTGACACTCCGGGGCAATGAGTCGCTCCGTGTCGTCGCCGTCTCGGGCCGTCCGCACGGCGAGTCGATCCGACAGCGCGGGCCGTACGTTCTTTGA